The genomic DNA tttattaaacccCAGAAATTAAGCAAAGGTTTGATGTTGAACTAACTTATGAAAATAACTGTCCTTTAAGCTCACAAGCTCTTTATAAGTTCCCGTTTCCGTTATTTGTCCTTCTTTCAAAACAATGACTTTATCTGCATTTTTTATTGTACTTAATCTGTGAGCTATGGTTAGAACTGTCCTTCCTTGAACAGCTTTTTCTAAAGCTTTTTGTACATAATGTTCACTCTCCGCATCTAATGCACTTGTAGCTTCATCCAAGATTAAGATTTTAGGCTCCTAAGTACAAGTAATTCTGAATTACTAGTTTTTATTAGACGATTTTTATCTCAGTAATGTTCTTACCTTTATTAAAGCCCTAGCAATAGCAACTCTTTGCCTTTGTCCACCACTAAGAGTAATACCCCGTTCTCCAACTACTGTATCCAAACCATCTGGCATATCTTTTGTAAATTCTAAAACATGTGCATATTTTGCAACTTCTTCTACATCACGTTTTACTGAATCTATTGCTCCATATAATATGTTCTCTTTTATTGTACCACTAAAGAGAATAGGTTCCTGAGAAACTATACTGATCTGTGATCTCACCCATGCTGGGTTAAGAGATTGAAGATTATGTTTGTCTAAAAGTATAGATCCTAAATTGGGATCATAAAGTCTCAATAAGAGTGAAGCTATTGTAGACTTTCCAGAACCTGATGCTCCAACGATAGCAATTGCCATACACGGTGGGATTTTTAAACTGAAGTTTTTCAAAACCCATGTATTTCTTCTTGTAGGATAAGCAAAATTGACATTTTGGAATTCAATATCACCGGATAACTGCTTTTCCAGAATTTTACCACCTTGAATTGGTATTGTTGGCTCTCTTTCAATCAATTCAGCTAAACGCATATTTGCGCCTAATGCTTTATTTAATTCACTATAAAATGAAGATAAGCCATTTAAAGATATTGCAACATACGCTGCATATATTAAGAATGCGCTTAAGCTTCCAACTGTAAGAGAGGAATCGGAAACCATAGCCCCaccataatataaaacagacagGATAATCACATTTCCAGAAAAACCAGTTAATCCAAAAAATATTCCTCTGCATAAACTTTCCTTGTAACAAATTTTAAGCACATTGTCTAGCTGGGAATTATAATAATTggattcatttatttcttttgaaaaaGCTTTTACTGTTCTTATATTGCTAATTCTCTCTTCAGCAATTGTATTTAGTTCTGCTAAATTATTTTGCATGTCTTTAGAAATCTTCTTTAAATAGCGACCACATACTATGGCTAAACCTGCAACTGGTGGCACGACGGTTAGACCAATTATGGCCAATTTAGGCGAGGCATAAAGCATCATTGATATCCCACAAATACTCATAAAAGTAGAACGTAATCCATCTGATATGTTACTTGTTAATGCTTGGCTAACAAGTTGTGTATCtcctgaaattaattaataatatgaaagattgatacatatataaaagaatttttgaaaagttaAGAATTATACCAGACAATCGACCAACAAATTCTCCTGTATTACATTTATCAAAAACTGCTATTTCTTGTCGAAGAATGGCAGCATACAATTGTTTTCTTAAAGACTGTGTAATCCTATGTCCAGTAGTAGACATTAAATATATTCTGCAGAAATTGCATAGAGCTCCAATAACAAATACTCCAAACAAAATAATGCACAATTGATTAAGGTTTTTCTTTGTATCTTCTTTGTCACTtgcataaataatatcaattaattttcCTAAAGAAAATGGTACTACCATTGTTATAGtagatgaaattaataaaaaggtAATAGCACCGAATAACCTCCATTTCTCAGGTACTGCTAggacaattaaattttttagttctgacgtttctcttttttttttggtaaattGTACTGTGGAGTTTAAACTTTTGGTTTTTATAGCATTTGTTGTGTGACatcttaaaattgaaaatatagggCTCTTTCTACTAAATCTGATTGATGGCGTTAAACACGTATAAAATAACTGTTTATGTGTGATCATTGATTTgcgaaattttattctttgtgaAGAAATACTTCTTGTAAATAACCTCCAAACGAGTACCATGtttttttaatacgtttatCAACTAAGCAATTCACAAAATGAAAAGTCATTAAAACTTGTGTTTCATCGTTAATGATGTAAGGTTGATGAATGTTATGACACTTTCAGAGTGAACAATAGgtaaattgaatatattataatctattaatatCAAAAactatatttgaaatatttttcaatacatGTTTATAAAACTTTAGTATgatgttaataattattgattgacaatttgttttaatttcataatcaaTTTAAAATCAGCTGTACATTGAAAAAATACTCCTGTAATCACGTGACTGGATAGACAATGAATGAACCGTGTGTAAATTTGATGTGAAAGAACATTTTGTGTGGTTGATTTtagtgtatttatttatttctgacGTATGGTATGAACTATACTCATGCATATGttctaatatacatattatgtatatgtatgttcaTATATGTGTAGTCAATAtagaagatataaataaatataaaatttatatgttgatatatattatgtatttaataaaaatagaactttaaagttttattttataaagttaaAAAATCACAACTTTAATATAAAGTCAGGAATCTTAAAACAAAATGAACTAACTCTTGGAATATATGattaataaatactttatagCATAATTTGTATTAG from Bombus terrestris chromosome 11, iyBomTerr1.2, whole genome shotgun sequence includes the following:
- the LOC100650335 gene encoding ATP-binding cassette sub-family B member 10, mitochondrial; this translates as MVLVWRLFTRSISSQRIKFRKSMITHKQLFYTCLTPSIRFSRKSPIFSILRCHTTNAIKTKSLNSTVQFTKKKRETSELKNLIVLAVPEKWRLFGAITFLLISSTITMVVPFSLGKLIDIIYASDKEDTKKNLNQLCIILFGVFVIGALCNFCRIYLMSTTGHRITQSLRKQLYAAILRQEIAVFDKCNTGEFVGRLSGDTQLVSQALTSNISDGLRSTFMSICGISMMLYASPKLAIIGLTVVPPVAGLAIVCGRYLKKISKDMQNNLAELNTIAEERISNIRTVKAFSKEINESNYYNSQLDNVLKICYKESLCRGIFFGLTGFSGNVIILSVLYYGGAMVSDSSLTVGSLSAFLIYAAYVAISLNGLSSFYSELNKALGANMRLAELIEREPTIPIQGGKILEKQLSGDIEFQNVNFAYPTRRNTWVLKNFSLKIPPCMAIAIVGASGSGKSTIASLLLRLYDPNLGSILLDKHNLQSLNPAWVRSQISIVSQEPILFSGTIKENILYGAIDSVKRDVEEVAKYAHVLEFTKDMPDGLDTVVGERGITLSGGQRQRVAIARALIKEPKILILDEATSALDAESEHYVQKALEKAVQGRTVLTIAHRLSTIKNADKVIVLKEGQITETGTYKELVSLKDSYFHKLVQHQTFA